Proteins found in one Aliidongia dinghuensis genomic segment:
- the tagH gene encoding type VI secretion system-associated FHA domain protein TagH — MPLIVSMQVTDPALGAQPPRRLQIDVRLSIGRGADNDLVLVDPSRVLSKNHCVIEASGSGYVVIDRSTNGVFLNNSPERLPRDMPTALQPGDLLQVGGYAFEVTALQPGAATADFGDEFAPCPPTVAERDPFDDLLADFGAEPKPTSGQGRPGGAGDFTPFQSSAFDTPLTDHKRADHQRSDPFLDPPVQRPLLPEADDLFGPPSGREEWVGGSEADHVDGPNAFFAPPKVVTPNIPDDWDELLDFSAPARPAPEAPTAAGPAAAAPVEQPMRNAFDEPSLEMPPVARPAPQAPHPTRSAAAPATAADRGAVAALLAATGVTGVALDEAQSIAVMERVGRMLAALVPGLMEILAARGSTKQEFHIERTMLGAHDNNPLKFAGSVDEAMRVMLLQHVPGFLPVDEAVTQALGDVKAHQLAVLAGMQTALKTVIGRFEPGQLEARLERSSLLEGILPQARKAKYWDLFRALHGEIVRELQDDLQKLFGADFAEAYRAQVERLAAGSEAESASGDGRGSGMGAAAG, encoded by the coding sequence ATGCCTTTGATCGTTTCCATGCAGGTGACCGATCCGGCGCTGGGCGCGCAACCGCCGCGGCGCCTGCAGATCGACGTGCGCCTCAGCATCGGGCGAGGCGCGGACAACGATCTGGTGCTGGTCGACCCGAGCCGCGTGCTCTCGAAGAATCATTGCGTGATCGAGGCGTCGGGCTCGGGCTATGTCGTCATCGACCGCAGCACCAATGGCGTCTTCCTGAACAACAGCCCGGAACGCCTGCCGCGCGACATGCCGACGGCGCTTCAGCCGGGCGATCTGCTGCAGGTCGGCGGCTACGCGTTCGAGGTGACGGCGCTGCAGCCGGGCGCGGCTACGGCCGATTTCGGCGACGAATTCGCGCCGTGCCCGCCGACGGTGGCCGAGCGGGATCCGTTCGACGACTTGCTGGCCGATTTCGGCGCCGAGCCCAAACCAACAAGCGGGCAGGGGCGGCCAGGCGGTGCGGGAGATTTTACGCCGTTCCAATCTTCCGCGTTCGATACACCGCTCACGGACCACAAGCGGGCCGACCACCAGCGGTCGGACCCGTTCCTCGATCCGCCGGTCCAGCGGCCGCTGTTGCCGGAGGCGGATGACCTGTTCGGCCCGCCCTCGGGGCGCGAGGAATGGGTCGGCGGCTCAGAGGCCGACCATGTCGATGGCCCGAATGCCTTCTTCGCGCCGCCGAAGGTTGTAACGCCCAACATCCCGGACGACTGGGACGAGCTTCTCGATTTCTCGGCCCCGGCGCGGCCTGCCCCTGAAGCTCCAACGGCGGCGGGCCCAGCTGCAGCCGCTCCGGTCGAGCAGCCGATGCGCAACGCGTTCGACGAGCCCTCGCTCGAGATGCCGCCCGTCGCCCGGCCGGCGCCGCAGGCGCCTCACCCGACGCGATCAGCCGCGGCACCGGCGACGGCGGCCGATCGCGGCGCGGTCGCGGCCCTGCTCGCGGCGACCGGCGTCACCGGCGTGGCACTCGACGAGGCCCAGAGCATCGCCGTGATGGAGCGCGTCGGCCGCATGCTGGCGGCGCTCGTCCCGGGCCTGATGGAGATCCTGGCGGCGCGCGGATCGACCAAGCAGGAGTTCCATATCGAGCGCACCATGCTGGGCGCGCACGACAACAATCCGCTGAAATTCGCCGGCAGCGTCGACGAGGCGATGCGCGTCATGCTGCTGCAGCATGTGCCGGGCTTCCTGCCGGTCGACGAAGCGGTGACCCAGGCGCTGGGCGACGTCAAGGCGCACCAGCTGGCCGTCTTGGCCGGCATGCAGACGGCGCTCAAGACGGTGATCGGCCGGTTCGAGCCCGGGCAGCTCGAGGCACGGCTTGAGCGCAGCTCGCTCCTCGAAGGCATCCTGCCGCAGGCGCGCAAGGCGAAATATTGGGACCTGTTCAGGGCGCTGCACGGCGAGATCGTGCGCGAGCTGCAGGACGATCTGCAGAAACTGTTCGGGGCAGACTTCGCCGAGGCCTATCGGGCCCAGGTCGAACGCCTT